The region AAAAATATTGACACCTACAATACAAAATACTCCCTCTTTCTCAATTTACAGGGcatgcgcgtacccctaggtcgtcaatttgatcaacctaatacaagtcatatattacaaaaaatataccaatataaacttcagatgttctattttctaaagatataatttttgtgttatatagtttatattagggtggtcAAATTGGCAACcaaggtatacgcgtaggacttgtaaactgagacggagggagtacatatcatCGGATACATCGTGAGTTGAATGTTCATATTGTATATGTTTGATACTGTAGATATAGATAGTGTTCTCCATAAACTTCGTCAAAGTTTGTTAAGCTTGAATTTTCAGAAAATCTATATACACttttatgaaacggagggagtatcagttTCTTGGGTGACCAGCAAACGGTGGGCCTACCAAGCCTTTTTCATATGAACAGTACACAGGCCGGAAAGTTAATTTGCTAACACATAAAATTCGGCCAAGCTCTCGCTGAAAAGAAGTAGTCTCACTCTCGTTCGTTTGCTACAGAGCAGAAGAAGAATCTCATGCTAGGAATTCACTGTTTTGTTTTTATAATATTTTTAGctagaaaaataattcaaaaaatggCTCAGTTTCAAGCCACCGCTCCAGACTGCGCGTAACACAAGTTCTTAGACTGAAGAAGTTTTCAGAACGAGTGAGAACTGACCAAGGCAGGTAATTTCAGAAGCCATAGAACTTTTCACATTATTATTTTCCACGGCCATCACAATCGTCATCATCATAATTATTCCTCCCAATCTCCAATCCCCGATCCACTACTACTGCTACTAAATCAGGATCCCAGACTGGAACCACATGGCAATTGCAGGATGCCCAAATGCAGACACACGAACGCACGCACACTATCTTCAGAGTTCTGGCCAGCGCACGCGCTTCACTCCCAGATGCCGACCTCCATGAAGCCGTCCTCGGTGGCGCAGCCCCTGAACATGCCGGTGCAGTTGAACCCGTACGCCACCTCGCCGGTGCCAGACACGGCGATGAGCCCCGCGAAGCCCTCGTCGAGCCGCTCCTTGACGCAGAAATCCACGGCCTCCTGCAGAGGCAGCCCCTTGTACTCCATGACGGCCGCCACGTCTCGCGCCAGGGTGGAGCGGATGATGGCCTCGCCCTCGCCCGTGCACGACACGGCGCAGAGACCGCACGCGTAGGTGCCGGCGCCGATGAGGGGCGAGTCGCCGATGCGTCCAGTCATCTTGTTCATCAGCCCtcctgtggacgtcgccgccgccgtGAAGCCGTTAGAGTCCACCACCGCGCAGCCCACCGTCTCCGGCGCGTAGATGCTGATGGGCAGCCCGTTCATCACCATGCCGTTGTTATTGTGATTCTCGGAGGCTGCGGCCAGCGCGCTGCACGTGTCGGCCCCGGCGAGCGGGATGCGGTAGTCGAAGAGGATACTGTTGGCTTCCTTGGCGAGCTTGAGCATgccgatgttctcctccgtgatgaaGTAGCTATTGTCCACAACCTCAAGGCCCTGCAAACACATCAAAATCAGATCAACACATTTAATTATATAAAGCTGTTTTTAATCCCAATTAACTCTGGATGCATGTAAAGACCACGAGATCTGCAGGGAAAGCGCGGGATTCTGTAGGAATCGGATCCAGTTGCTGTCACTCGTTGGTCGGGGTGGTGGACCATGTACGGACCACGGATTCGTCGGACGGGAAGCAAGTGGCCTGGTCCCGGCGCGGCCGATGGGTGCCAACCACACGGCACGAGTGGTGCACAGGGAGGAGGCGATGCCGTGCACAAGTTTTGGCGGCAGGAACAGAGGAGAACAGTGCACGCACAGCCGCTAGCCATCTTAGGTTAATGGATCCGGCACGACACTCCTTTTTTGCGACTGCTTCTTGCGTATGGCCTTCTACTGTTTACTTTGATTAACTAAGTAGTATTAAGTTTGTTTGAAGTAATGAAAAATGGTGCCAGCTACAAAAAAGAAATCGTACACATGCATCGAACCATTTTCTTTCCTGCATGCGACAAGATGGATTCCTTTGTGCGGCTGCTAGCTAGCTGCACGATCTTGACTTGAAAACTTTTACGCTTTGTAGAATTTTAATACGTACTCCTAGTAGAGGACAAATTTAAGTTGGAGTGGCATGGAAATATCGTGAAAATTTTGCACTGGCCTACTTTATTTTTACCGCGCACTAAACAAGTAATTACACTAGTGTACGTCTGTACCAACTAATCGGCGGATGTGGCGCTTGGTAGTCAGGTTACGTTGCTGTTGCTTTCAGCTGGATGTGAAATCAGCTTATGCTTCTTGGTCCACACAATTCTCCAACGAGCAGGGGACGAAAGGGAGACACGCACGTGCATTTTCTTAACTTGCTGTGCTGAGCAAGCTGTGTCTTACTGTATTTTCGGCGGGAGCACGAAAAGCTATCATAGATAAGCTATATCTATATGCATGCAGGTTTACCCAAATGAAAATCCGTGTCTTGAAGGGAAGCTCCTTCCCGTGCAAGCTGGCTGCATGCAGCTGTGCACTCATGGTGTACCGCACCACGGTGCCCCACACGTCATCTACACGTGTCAAGTGCACCTCAAGGACCCTTTCCAAGAGCTGCATGCCATACTACTCCGTCCGTTCCGTCACGTGAACTTTCCAATttaaaaatgttaattaattacCGTCCTCATATGTGTTGATTAGATCGCCATGCAGCCAGTTTATGGTTTCCTTTATGGAGTGGGGTGCATTTTTTGGGAGTAGGAAGCAGAATTAACGGAGGGTAATCAGGTAGGGTTAATTACCTGCTCGCGGGCGAAATCCTCGGCGCCGTCGAAGGCGAGGTAGGAGTGGGGGGACTTGTCCATGACGCGCCGGGCGAGGGAGACCGGGTTTCTAACTGTAGAGACGCCCGAGACGGCGCCGCAGCGGCGGCCGTTGCCGTCCATGATGCTGGCCTCCATCTCGACGGTGCCGGCGCGGGTGAGCGCGGAGCCCCGGCCGGAGTTGAAGCAGGGGTCCGTCTCCAGCTCGCGCACCACGGCCTCCACGACGTCCAGCGCCGTGGCGCCAGCCCGGAGCAGGTCCACGCCGACCTGCAGGCACCGGGCCAGCACCCGCTTGGCCTCCTCCTGGCGGTGCTCCGGCAGGTTGGGGTCCACGCCCGCGCCGCCGTGGATGGCAATGGCCCAGCGCGCCATGTTCGTGTATGTGATGTTGGTGCTAGGTGGCGGAAGGCACTTGGATCTCTCT is a window of Triticum dicoccoides isolate Atlit2015 ecotype Zavitan chromosome 2B, WEW_v2.0, whole genome shotgun sequence DNA encoding:
- the LOC119366053 gene encoding probable isoaspartyl peptidase/L-asparaginase 2 is translated as MARWAIAIHGGAGVDPNLPEHRQEEAKRVLARCLQVGVDLLRAGATALDVVEAVVRELETDPCFNSGRGSALTRAGTVEMEASIMDGNGRRCGAVSGVSTVRNPVSLARRVMDKSPHSYLAFDGAEDFAREQGLEVVDNSYFITEENIGMLKLAKEANSILFDYRIPLAGADTCSALAAASENHNNNGMVMNGLPISIYAPETVGCAVVDSNGFTAAATSTGGLMNKMTGRIGDSPLIGAGTYACGLCAVSCTGEGEAIIRSTLARDVAAVMEYKGLPLQEAVDFCVKERLDEGFAGLIAVSGTGEVAYGFNCTGMFRGCATEDGFMEVGIWE